A genomic region of Salvelinus alpinus chromosome 12, SLU_Salpinus.1, whole genome shotgun sequence contains the following coding sequences:
- the LOC139535835 gene encoding caveolin-3-like → MADQYQYNTNEEKFVKDSHTKEIDLINRDPKLINEDVIKVEFEDVIAEPDGTHSLDGVWKLSYTTFTVSKYWCYRILSAIFGIPVALLWGFLFACISFCHIWAVVPCIKSCLIESQCISRIYSLCIQTFCDPFFEALGKIFSSVKVALRKEV, encoded by the exons ATGGCCGACCAGTACCAGTACAACACCAACGAGGAGAAATTTGTGAAAGACAGCCACACCAAGGAGATCGACCTGATCAACAGAGACCCTAAATTGATCAATGAGGATGTGATCAAG GTAGAGTTTGAGGATGTAATCGCAGAGCCCGACGGCACACACAGTCTGGATGGGGTGTGGAAGCTCAGCTACACCACCTTCACCGTGTCCAAGTACTGGTGCTACCGCATCCTCTCAGCCATCTTCGGCATCCCCGTGGCTCTGCTCTGGGGATTCCTCTTCGCCTGCATCTCGTTCTGTCATATTTGGGCCGTGGTGCCCTGCATCAAGAGCTGCCTGATCGAGTCACAGTGCATCAGTCGTATCTACTCCCTCTGCATCCAGACCTTCTGTGACCCCTTCTTTGAAGCCCTGGGCAAGATCTTCAGCAGTGTGAAAGTGGCCCTGCGCAAAGAGGTCTAG